The DNA segment agattagtgataCGCATGAAAGCATTTAATTCCATCCTAACTCAATGATGAAGCggtacaagaaaaaaaagaaaaaaaaacaaagggtaATGAATTAGGAAGGAATAAAGCACTGATCTTGTGTGTTGacaaatattacaattaatgtaacaagtcatgaagcaccaaaacaaatgcaagaaattctcaacaattgagtgagAGAGTTCAACACtattattaaaatgagaaatttagaaaataaaatgagaacaaattatagaaacaaaattaaaatgcaaagaataaaagtatgcaaatgtaatagacaaaagaaaatggaagaagagaaaaaaaaagaaaaaaattttgacgattggatttttgactgtttagaatttctcaaataaattctcgttgtaaagtatagtttctaaaccaaacaataatcctttcgtacaaaaatttgtttgtcacaagtacaaacccctaaaatctataaaccgaagtatttaaacctcgggtcgttctccctaggattacaatgaagtgtcttgttattggttgtgagttattttggggttttgataagaggcatgaaagtaaatggcaatgaaagtaaactaacaactatgaaaagctcttggcaagatatgagaactagaagtcctatcctagttatcttactcaattgtgatgagaattatccattgctaccacttagttaacctttgctaaataaggaaagtcaagtggatgaatcaatttgattcctcaaNNNNNNNNNNNNNNNNNNNNNNNNNNNNNNNNNNNNNNNNNNNNNNNNNNNNNNNNNNNNNNNNNNNNNNNNNNNNNNNNNNNNNNNNNNNNNNNNNNNNNNNNNNNNNNNNNNNNNNNNNNNNNNNNNNNNNNNNNNNNNNNNNNNNNNNNNNNNNNNNNNNNNNNNNNNNNNNNNNNNNNNNNNNNNNNNNNNNNNNNNNNNNNNNNNNNNNNNNNNNNNNNNNNNNNNNNNNNNNNNNNNNNNNNNNNNNNNNNNNNNNNNNNNNNNNNNNNNNNNNNNNNNNNNNNNNNNNNNNNNNNNNNNNNNNNNNNNNNNNNNNNNNNNNNNNNNNNNNNNNNNNNNNNNNNNNNNNNNNNNNNNNNNNNNNNNNNNNNNNNNNNNNNNNNNNNNNNNNNNNNNNNNNNNNNNNNNNNNNNNNNNNNNNNNNNNNNNNNNNNNNNNNNNNNNNNNNNNNNNNNNNNNNNNNNNNNNNNNNNNNNNNNNNNNNNNNNNNNNNNNNNNNNNNNNNNNNNNNNNNNNNNNNNNNNNNNNNNNNNNNNNNNNNNNNNNNNNNNNNNNNNNNNNNNNNNNNNNNNNNNNNNNNNNNNNNNNNNNNNNNNNNNNNNNNNNNNNNNNNNNNNNNNNNNNNNNNNNNNNNNNNNNNNNNNNNNNNNNNNNNNNNNNNNNNNNNNNNNNNNNNNNNNNNNNNNNNNNNNNNNNNNNNNNNNNNNNNNNNNNNNNNNNNNNNNNNNNNNNNNNNNNNNNNNNNNNNNNNNNNNNNNNNNNNNNNNNNNNNNNNNNNNNNNNNNNNNNNNNNNNNNNNNNNNNNNNNNNNNNNNNNNNNNNNNNNNNNNNNNNNNNNNNNNNNNNNNNNNNNNNNNNNNNNNNNNNNNNNNNNNNNNNNNNNNNNNNNNNNNNNNNNNNNNNNNNNNNNNNNNNNNNNNNNNNNNNNNNNNNNNNNNNNNNNNNNNNNNNNNNNNNNNNNNNNNNNNNNNNNNNNNNNNNNNNNNNNNNNNNNNNNNNNNNNNNNNNNNNNNNNNNNNNNNNNNNNNNNNNNNNNNNNNNNNNNNNNNNNNNNNNNNNNNNNNNNNNNNNNNNNNNNNNNNNNNNNNNNNNNNNNNNNNNNNNNNNNNNNNNNNNNNNNNNNNNNNNNNNNNNNNNNNNNNNNNNNNNNNNNNNNNNNNNNNNNNNNNNNNNNNNNNNNNNNNNNNNNNNNNNNNNNNNNNNNNNNNNNNNNNNNNNNNNNNNNNNNNNNNNNNNNNNNNNNNNNNNNNNNNNNNNNNNNNNNNNNNNNNNNNNNNNNNNNNNNNNNNNNNNNNNNNNNNNNNNNNNNNNNNNNNNNNNNNNNNNNNNNNNNNNNNNNNNNNNNNNNNNNNNNNNNNNNNNNNNNNNNNNNNNNNNNNNNNNNNNNNNNNNNNNNNNNNNNNNNNNNNNNNNNNNNNNNNNNNNNNNNNNNNNNNNNNNNNNNNNNNNNNNNNNNNNNNNNNNNNNNNNNNNNNNNNNNNNNNNNNNNNNNNNNNNNNNNNNNNNNNNNNNNNNNNNNNNNNNNNNNNNNNNNNNNNNNNNNNNNNNNNNNNNNNNNNNNNNNNNNNNNNNNNNNNNNNNNNNNNNNNNNNNNNNNNNNNNNNNNNNNNNNNNNNNNNNNNNNNNNNNNNNNNNNNNNNNNNNNNNNNNNNNNNNNNNNNNNNNNNNNNNNNNNNNNNNNNNNNNNNNNNNNNNNNNNNNNNNNNNNNNNNNNNNNNNNNNNNNNNNNNNNNNNNNNNNNNNNNNNNNNNNNNNNNNNNNNNNNNNNNNNNNNNNNNNNNNNNNNNNNNNNNNNNNNNNNNNNNNNNNNNNNNNNNNNNNNNNNNNNNNNNNNNNNNNNNNNNNNNNNNNNNNNNNNNNNNNNNNNNNNNNNNNNNNNNNNNNNNNNNNNNNNNNNNNNNNNNNNNNNNNNNNNNNNNNNNNNNNNNNNNNNNNNNNNNNNNNNNNNNNNNNNNNNNNNNNNNNNNNNNNNNNNNNNNNNNNNNNNNNNNNNNNNNNNNNNNNNNNNNNNNNNNNNNNNNNNNNNNNNNNNNNNNNNNNNNNNNNNNNNNNNNNNNNNNNNNNNNNNNNNNNNNNNNNNNNNNNNNNNNNNNNNNNNNNNNNNNNNNNNNNNNNNNNNNNNNNNNNNNNNNNNNNNNNNNNNNNNNNNNNNNNNNNNNNNNNNNNNNNNNNNNNNNNNNNNNNNNNNNNNNNNNNNNNNNNNNNNNNNNNNNNNNNNNNNNNNNNNNNNNNNNNNNNNNNNNNNNNNNNNNNNNNNNNNNNNNNNNNNNNNNNNNNNNNNNNNNNNNNNNNNNNNNNNNNNNNNNNNNNNNNNNNNNNNNNNNNNNNNNNNNNNNNNNNNNNNNNNNNNNNNNNNNNNNNNNNNNNNNNNNNNNNNNNNNNNNNNNNNNNNNNNNNNNNNNNNNNNNNNNNNNNNNNNNNNNNNNNNNNNNNNNNNNNNNNNNNNNNNNNNNNNNNNNNNNNNNNNNNNNNNNNNNNNNNNNNNNNNNNNNNNNNNNNNNNNNNNNNNNNNNNNNNNNNNNNNNNNNNNNNNNNNNNNNNNNNNNNNNNNNNNNNNNNNNNNNNNNNNNNNNNNNNNNNNNNNNNNNNNNNNNNNNNNNNNNNNNNNNNNNNNNNNNNNNNNNNNNNNNNNNNNNNNNNNNNNNNNNNNNNNNNNNNNNNNNNNNNNNttagaaatgagttggattgggcccacaaggcttctaaaatcgctggccacgttttgcttcaagtggactaggtggcagcaatagcgcgtgcgcgtactatgcgcgtgcgcgccaccatacgtgtagcaactatggcaaatcttatatcgttttgaagcctcggatgttagctttctaacccaactggaaccgcatcatttggacctctgtagctcaagttatggtcgtttaagtgcgaagaggtcggcttgacagctttccggttctttcatttcttcatgagttctccaacttttcatgcttctttcttcattcccttgatccaatctttgcctcctaaaccttaaatcacttaacaaacatatcaaggcatctaatggaaccaaggtgaattaaatttatttactttaagacctaaaaagcatgttttcactcttaagcacaattaaaggagaatatacaaaaccatgctatttcaatagataaatgtgggtaaaaggtcataaaatctcttaaaatcaatacaagataaaccgtcaaaacggggtttgtcatgcatcaagaccacttctatgaagttgtggccatgaagaaggtgatccccaaggtccctttcaaactcaaaaagagtgaatatccggagatccgacatgagatccgaagaagaggttgggaagttctcaccaaccccattcaacaagtcggaatcttaatggttcaagagttctatgccaatgcatggatcactaagaaccatgatcaaagtgtgaacccggacccaaagagttagcttacaatggtttggggataatgcttagattttagtccgaaaaatgtaaggttggcattcaacttgcccatgatgcaaggagatgaacacccctacactagaagggtcaactttgatcaaaggttggaccaagtcctcatagacatttgtgaagagggcgctcaatggaagagagattcaagaaggaagccggttcaatcgagaaggcatgacctcaagcccgtggctaggggatggttggagtttatccaacgctcaatcattcccactagcaaccggtccgaagttactatagaccgggctatcatgattcatagcatcatgattggagaggaagtaaaagttcatgaggttatatcccaagaactttataaggtggctgacaagtcctctaccttggcaaggatagccttccctcatctcatttgccacctctgtaattcagttggagttaacatagagggagacatcctcattgatgaggacaagcccatcattaagaagaggatggagcaaacaagagatcccactcatatgaggaagctcatcatcaagaaatccctgggatgccttaagggatgcactttcctcccaacaactattgggaacaactcaacacttccctagaagatttgagttacaatgtggatcaattaagggttgaacatcaagagcactccatctttctccatgaaattagagaagatcaaagaatcatgagagaggagcaacaaaggcaaggaagagacattgaggagctcaagcactccataagatcttcaagaggaagaacaagccgccatcactaagatggacccgttctttaatctccttgtcctttatttctctgtttttcgaatttttatgcttatgtttatctatgtttgtgtcttatgatcattagtgtcttagtgtctatgccttaacgttatgaatgtcctatgaatccatcacctttcttaaatgaaaaatgttcttaattgaaaaagagaagaattgcatgaattttgaattttataacagattaattattttgatgtagtggcaatactttgacttctgaatgtatgcttgaacaatgcatatgtcttttgaatttgttatttatgaatgttggctcttgaaagaatgatgaaaaaggagacatgttactgaggatttgaaaaatcataaaaatgattcttgtaGCAAGAAAacgcagtgaatacaaaaaaaaagagaaattatgtgcgaaaaaaaaaagagagagaaagcaagCAGTTATTTAGGGGGCCATTGccccttccttattatgaggCTCCGCCTCTGCGAAtcgtttttatcttcttttctcCTATAAATGTTAAGAAAATTAGagcacaaaaattttagtatatatctaAGCTGGAAGTGAGTCAAGTCAGCTCATGAATTAGCTTGAGCTCGACTTGTTTATATCTCTATAAACTGAACTCATGAACTGGTGAGTTGAGTTTGAGACTAGAATTaagctcataaattaaatgagtcgaACTTGAGTTTAGATAAGTTCAGCTTATTAGCTCGTGAACTGGATCgattatatatatgtgtataaattttttatagtcattttttatatataattttgatgtaagacataaataaaaatatttacaattgATAGATAGAAAACATataacattaaattttttaatatatataagttataatttattgatatagaattatagattatgtGCTCGTTTTTTGATCTAGCTTGTGAGTTTGAGCTAGTTCGTAAGCTTTCGGTGAGTTGAATTTGAGCTTAGAGATAgatttgattgttaataaatcaAGTTGTGAGCCAACCTCAATTTTTATAAGTCGAACTTGAGGTTGGTCTAACTCGACTCACTTCCAACCCTATGTATAACACATTAATTTTGGTACACAACACACAAATTTTAGTTTATGACACAATTTTTTGAAGAATCACATGTACAAAATATTGACACACaaccaataaaatatatataacacaaaatttagtgtacaatataaaaatattaatacaacacacaaatttttgaaaaataatatatttagaaCATTGATTCatataataaacaaaatacataCATTCGTAACAAAATTAAGTGACATGTGTAAAAGTTTctattatatgcaaatatttgtatattatatacaaaaatttgtgttatatgaataaatttgtgttatatgtaaatttttgtgtgttatattttaaaaatttgtgtgatatattaataaatttttgtgcttttcaataaaaatttgtgTGATGCAGAAAcgcaaaagaacaaaaaaatatatatccgcatttttttttactaaacttGTACTAATTTAGTtagatttagttaaaaaataaattaatccttgatttgtaattatattataatttttactaaatttataattaattttttatatttttcaattagatttttatcttataatataagaatttaattgaaaaatataaacacTTAATCATAAAGTTGGTGAGATTATTGAGactaatcaaataattaaaccaaaaaaatcaTCACGAATTTCTTTTCATGCCCGTGCGAAACACGGGTCCCTATGCTAGGATTATTATATAGCAAGCAATGAGGCGAGCGCTTGCTGTGCAATTTGGTCAGTGAGACTGTGAAAGAGTGACGATTGGCACTGAAGCAATAACTAATGGCGGTTTCGTTCGCAGCAGTGAACCTTCGGACCATGGCACTCCGATCATCATCGAAGCTTCTCCGTCGTTCTTCCCATCTTCTCCCTCCTATTCACATGCAGCATTCAGCTCCTCCCCTCACTCGAAAGGTAACTCCCCTTTTCCCCCAATTGCTTGAACCGTCTTTCAACGTGTAATGTTACCCTTTTTATTGTGTGTCCGTGCGctttactttcttttattatccttatttatattttgagCTCATTTGAAAGGTTaggaattaaaatttattcaaaagttaaattttttttgaaataactaaaaataaataatttaaatttttttaaaaattttaattcttattttttttatttatatatcaaaccaaaatatattattacttataaaaatctataattttatttatttataaataaatcNNNNNNNNNNNNNNNNNNNNNNNNNNNNNNNNNNNNNNNNNNNNNNNNNNNNNNNNNNNNNNNNNNNNNNNNNNNNNNNNNNNNNNNNNNNNNNNNNNNNNNNNNNNNNNNNNNNNNNNNNNNNNNNNNNNNNNNNNNNNNNNNNNNNNNNNNNNNNNNNNNNNNCACGTATggatttttcatattttggtGCCAGAGTAAGAGTTTCCCAATGGTAGATGTGTGTGTGCATAGATTTTTCATAGTTTGGTGCCTGAGTAAGAGTTTTCCAATGACAGATAAGCATGGATGCTAGGAGCATCGCTTCCCAGCTTAACAGATCTGGTTTATTGAAAACTCAGGGTCTAATTGGAGGTAAATGGAGTGATTCCTACGATGGGAAAACCATACAGGTAAAATGGTACAGCTgctgttattttattttagtttttcccCTTATCTATTTCCCTTTTATTATGTTTGAAGGCCTCTAATTGTCAAGGTAAAGGGAGGTGGGGCAACATgcactttctttttattttgtcaattCTTATTTTTGATCACAATCTAAGGCTGCAATTTGATAATCTTTCTCTTGTCGTACCTCTAAGTTCCTTTATTTGATAGTGGTATTGTATAAGAATATCATATATTGAATGCTGTGGCAGGTTTATAATCCAGCAACAGGTGAATCTATAGCGGATGTCGCGTGCATGGGCGGAAAAGAGACAAATGATGCGATTGCTTCAGCATATGATGCATATAGATGTATGATACTTGAGATTGTGCAAAGTTGTCAAATAGGACTAATATAATGTTGTAAGTTGTAACAAGGTGCAGAATATATGTCTTACATAAGATTGTGCAGAGTTGTCAAAGAGGTTAGGAACTGATGTTACTTGTCCAACCTAATGcaaatttttccaaaatatatCCCTTTGAGATTGTTACGTTAAATGGTAGTAACAAGTTTGGGACAAGTAAACGATcattctttatttattctttaacAAGAGCTTGCTGGCCTATCTAGATTAATATCTCttgttattattgataagaacaTTTTCATTTAGTAAAAAATGTTGTGGTGCTTACGGTTGGAACTGAATGTAGCTGTTAGATGCACCATACTTTAGCATACTCCATTGTCATGGTCAATGTTGATTATAAATGTAATTTATGTTGTCTATCATCTAACTCAATGCTTTTTTCCTCTTCAAAGTTCCCTTTGCTGATGTTTTAAATCATAGTTGGTGAAAATGATGAACTAACTAGTATTCAGTATTCTTTTCTGTTGGTATACTTTGGATTATTGACAATATTATAATGACTATGAATTTTAGTTCTTTAGGAAGCCAAGATCCATCAAGGATAAGAGAAGTCTAATGGAAGTTTTCTTCGGATGTCTAAATGCAATTTTTTGTTGTCAAGATGTCACTAGGTTGACACTTCTAACTAGGCCTTTATGAGATTTAAAATGGGGGTTAGGTTAGATAAGGTGGCTGTTTACCCCAAATATTTGCTTCAAAGAAGGTACAAAGGAACATAAGAGCATAGAAAGATTAGTAATGTGgggtttccctttttttttttgtttttcagtgTGGAACCCTTCTCCTGGACAATATATTATACTCTTTCATTTTTGTCTCTCCCTTTCTAATAAACTTCCTTTATCTAAAAAATTCACATTAAGTTAGTTACTAAATTTTTCTGTGCAGCTTGGAGCAAAACCACTGCTGCTGAGAGAAGCAAACTTTTGAGGAAATGGTATAGTTTTTCTCTATTAATATCAAGAACCACATGCTTTTATGAACATATTCAACTTGGAcactgatttttttttcaagctttgAGACCATTTACGCGTTGTTGATGTAATTTGATTTAGTCATTTTATCCTTGAATAAACATCATTATTTATTTAGCAGTGTTGCAGTATCGATTCATAGAGTTTCTGCACTTAAGTACTTAACAGTTTTAGCTTAATTGATATGCACATTAATCATCTTGTAGTTGCTAATGTTATATAGAACTCCTATTAGGCCCAAGAATTGACAGCATTAGGTACCCTTGCAAATGCAGATAATATAGAAAAGGGAAGTAGTCCTGTGTGCATATGTATGCTCATATATACCTCAATATGGATGATATAAATACTTCAAATTATCATTGCACtatctttgttaaaattatactaattacTGACATGAATGAAGCTTGCATTTGGCTTCATCCATTGCATTGTTTAATCATGATGGAAGTTTTCTGAGTAATAACTCTGTCTTGATAACTTTTACGGTTTTCTGAAATTTTCTCCTTAATTCTTTTAAGGTATGATTTACTAATGGCTCATAAAGAAGAGCTTGCTCAACTTATGACCTTGGAGCAAGGGAAGCCTCTTAAGGAGGCTATGGGTGAGGTACAGGGTAgataaatttttgttattttcttggaATTTAGTCATtgtgtaatttatttttgttattttttccttattttttttcttatttcttgtttcttttttcttatattgtgtatttttttttggaatttcaatgatttcttttcttaatatttCAGGAGAAGTACCGATTTAAATGtagaattagaagtagaagtaaaactagaagtagaaaaatattttgcatTTGAATGTAATTGAAGATCTTCTATTTCGTTAAACTGTTTGGATATGGTAAAATAGAAGTACTATTTTGAAGATAGTGTGAAATGTATATTTGAAGATCTTCTGTTATACTGCTTTTACTTTTGGGATAATTAGCTCGCAATCTGCTTAAAAATTTTCTGGTTCTCTTTTGGAGAAGCATGAAAATCATTGGAAGTACTTCGTTTTCTCTAAAAAAAGTATGAACAAAAGTACTTTTGGCTCTCAGAGATGCATAATAGGCTCATTTATTTGGTCTATATGTTAAAAAGTTTGTTGTTTTGTAGGTAAACTATGGGGCTGGCTTTATTGAATTTTCAGCTGAGGAGGCTAAACGCATATATGGGGATATAATTCCTGCTCCTATGTCTGATCGACGGTTATTTGTTCTAAAGCAGGTAAACCTGAAAAATGATTGTGATTTAATGCAAATTTAATGTATATGAATGGTGTAATGTTGGcaattttccttttttaattGACCTTCATATTGGAAGTTCGGGAAAAGACTTTGCTGTTAAATATTCAGCGACTGTTTGCATATTAATGACAtggcttttatttatttatttttctgcgaTTTGCAGCCTGTCGGGGTTGTAGGTGCGATCACACCATGGAACTTCCCCCTGGCTATGATCACACGGAAGGTATGTTGAGTTGAATCTTTAGAGggtattttgttttctttttttattttttttttcatttctgttgATCTGTTCATAATTATAGAGATATCCTCTTGGTCTCATGTTTTTCTTTGTCAAAGATCTTTTAAGAAAATACTTGTAACAGGAAATTCGTTTACGCCATTTCCTTCACAAAACCTTGAATggcaaaaaaacaaaataagaacatGCCCTTTTTATAATTCTAAGAGAAAagtattgattgaaaatgaaaccaaaaagcaagatatACACCCTAGAGTCTATATAGATAAGAGTTTGACCATTTTAACTTTTGAGTGATTTAAGGAAGTGAATAACATCCATTTTGCCATATCtgtatttatcttttttcaGGTTGGTCCAGCTCTTGCATGTGGATGTACAGTGGTCATAAAGCCCTCTGAACTTACACCTCTCACTGCATTAGCTGCAGCTGAACTTGCTATTCAAGCTGGAATACCTGCGGTAGTTTCTTACACCTACTTTTcttgtataaattttaattgtgtATTTGGCTAATTGGCTCTATAATTTTCCCTTTGGATAGGTggtaaatttgtataaaatttatgtaaaattacTTTGGTTGCATGCCAAATATACTAGTGATATTTGTTTGAAGTTTATCAGGATATTTTGGTACCGAATCTACTTTAGTAAAAAGCATTATTTGAAGATGTGAGATTATTGTAGTTTCCCTGCATATTTCTTCAAATCTCCTTACTTTAGTACTTAACTCTATTGTGATATTTTGAGTTCCATTTCAATACATACTTGAAGTAGGTCTGCAGAAGAGAAATGCAAATTTGGCTTCCTTTTATGGCCATAGTCATCATTAATTTCCCCCATAAAGTTTGTTTACTCTGCTCATATTATATCATTCTAATGATTGTGATTAATGATGTAGGGTGCTGTGAATGTGGTTATGGGAAATGCTCCTGAAATTGGTGATGCTTTACTTGCAAGTCCTCAGGTTCTGTCAGCATGAGATTTTACAAACATGTTATGTTACACGTATAATTGATCAGCTGAATGAACTTTTCAACCTTATTTAGGTACGCAAAATCACATTCACAGGCTCAACAGCtgttggaaagaaattg comes from the Arachis duranensis cultivar V14167 chromosome 7, aradu.V14167.gnm2.J7QH, whole genome shotgun sequence genome and includes:
- the LOC107458746 gene encoding succinate-semialdehyde dehydrogenase, mitochondrial → MAVSFAAVNLRTMALRSSSKLLRRSSHLLPPIHMQHSAPPLTRKISMDARSIASQLNRSGLLKTQGLIGGKWSDSYDGKTIQVYNPATGESIADVACMGGKETNDAIASAYDAYRSWSKTTAAERSKLLRKWYDLLMAHKEELAQLMTLEQGKPLKEAMGEVNYGAGFIEFSAEEAKRIYGDIIPAPMSDRRLFVLKQPVGVVGAITPWNFPLAMITRKVGPALACGCTVVIKPSELTPLTALAAAELAIQAGIPAGAVNVVMGNAPEIGDALLASPQVRKITFTGSTAVGKKLMAGSAETVKKVSLELGGNAPCIIFDDADIDIAVKGTLAAKYRNSGQTCVCANRILVQEGIYDKFAKALIDAVRNMKVGDGFGEDVVQGPLINEAAVKKVETLLQDATSKGAKVMLGGKRHSLGFTFYEPTVVGDVNSDMRISREEVFGPVAPLLRFKTEEDAIRIANDTNAGLGSYVFTNSIQRSWRVAEALEYGLVGINEGVISTEVAPFGGFKQSGLGREGSKYGMDEYLEIKYVCLGNMKKE